A stretch of the Notamacropus eugenii isolate mMacEug1 chromosome 2, mMacEug1.pri_v2, whole genome shotgun sequence genome encodes the following:
- the DIO1 gene encoding type I iodothyronine deiodinase → MAGLLLWVRRLWVLLQLACHVIVGKSLKILFPDRIKREILSLGQKSSISQNTQFAYENWGPTFFSLQYFLFVLKVRWQRLEDQALQGGLAPNSPVVTFKGESRHIWDFMHGNRPLVLNFGSCTUPSFMLKFDQFQKLIEDFGSIADFLIIYIEEAHATDGWAFENNIEIKEHHTLQDRMKAAQLLKDRKPLCPIVLDTMDNLTSKKYAALPERFYVLLEGRILFKGDPGPWNYHPEEVRAVLEKLSR, encoded by the exons ATGGCTGGGCTGCTGCTCTGGGTCCGGCGGCTCTGGGTCTTGCTGCAGTTGGCTTGCCATGTTATAGTGGGGAAATCATTGAAGATCCTTTTCCCAGACAGGATAAAGAGAGAAATCCTCAGCCTGGGCCAGAAAAGCAGCATTAGTCAGAACACTCAGTTTGCATATGAGAACTGGGGTCCAACGTTCTTTAGCCTCCAGTATTTCCTCTTCGTTCTGAAGGTCCGCTGGCAGCGACTGGAGGACCAGGCACTACAGGGGGGCCTGGCCCCCAATTCTCCAGTGGTCACCTTCAAGGGGGAGAGTCGCCACATCTGGGACTTCATGCACG GCAACAGGCCTTTGGTGTTGAATTTTGGAAGCTGCACCTGACCCTCATTTATGCTCAAATTTGACCAGTTCCAGAAGCTCATTGAAGACTTCGGTTCGATAGCAGATTTTCTCATCATTTACATTGAGGAAGCTCATGCCACAG ATGGCTGGGCTTTTGAAAACAATATAGAAATTAAAGAGCATCACACCCTCCAGGATCGCATGAAGGCTGCCCAGCTGTTGAAGGACAGGAAGCCATTATGCCCCATTGTTTTAGACACCATGGACAACTTGACCAGCAAGAAATATGCTGCACTCCCAGAGCGCTTCTATGTACTCTTGGAAGGCAGGATCCTCTTCAAG ggtGACCCAGGCCCTTGGAATTACCACCCAGAAGAAGTCCGGGCTGTCCTGGAAAAGCTAAGCAGATAA
- the IFT25 gene encoding intraflagellar transport protein 25 homolog isoform X2: protein MFPQEFIICFHKHVKIERLSLQCYLVRSIRIEKSNAKEPVDFERWVERDLVHVEGQLQTEEFMFRDGYATHLRFIIKSAFDHFVSVHKVVIEGISVSSLT, encoded by the exons ATGTTCCCCCAGgagtttattatttgttttcacaaACACGTGAAGATTGAAAGACTCTCCCTCCAGTGCTACTTGG TGCGGAGTATAAGAATTGAGAAAAGCAATGCCAAGGAACCGGTCGACTTTGAACGGTGGGTGGAAAGAG ACCTGGTACACGTTGAGGGGCAGCTTCAGACAGAGGAGTTTATG TTCCGGGATGGCTACGCCACTCACTTGCGGTTTATTATCAAATCAGCCTTCGATCACTTTGTCTCGGTGCACAAAGTTGTTATAGAAGGAATCAGTGTCTCCTCCCTCACCTGA
- the IFT25 gene encoding intraflagellar transport protein 25 homolog isoform X1: protein MRVVDLCLASEGTEVILATSSDEKYPPENIIDGNSTTFWTTTGMFPQEFIICFHKHVKIERLSLQCYLVRSIRIEKSNAKEPVDFERWVERDLVHVEGQLQTEEFMFRDGYATHLRFIIKSAFDHFVSVHKVVIEGISVSSLT from the exons ATGCGTGTGGTGGATCTGTGCCTGGCCTCCGAGGGCACCGAGGTCATCTTGGCCACGTCCAGCGATGAGAAGTACCCGCCTGAGAACATTATTGATGG GAATTCAACCACGTTCTGGACCACCACGGGGATGTTCCCCCAGgagtttattatttgttttcacaaACACGTGAAGATTGAAAGACTCTCCCTCCAGTGCTACTTGG TGCGGAGTATAAGAATTGAGAAAAGCAATGCCAAGGAACCGGTCGACTTTGAACGGTGGGTGGAAAGAG ACCTGGTACACGTTGAGGGGCAGCTTCAGACAGAGGAGTTTATG TTCCGGGATGGCTACGCCACTCACTTGCGGTTTATTATCAAATCAGCCTTCGATCACTTTGTCTCGGTGCACAAAGTTGTTATAGAAGGAATCAGTGTCTCCTCCCTCACCTGA